The window AGCCAGCGATCGCATCACGGGCGTCGCTCTCGCCCGCATCGGCTTCGGCGGACTCCGAAAAGCGTGCAAGCGGAGAAACGGCTCCGACGGCCGCGAACCGGCGGAGTGTCGACCGTTTCTCCTCGTCGACCCCATCAGAACCTGTCATACTGTTCGTATCACCCGAAAAGCGGTGGAGGGTAAAACGCGTTTCGCTGTCGTTCGTTCTGTGAGGCCAACCAGTTTCGCCGTGGAAAAACGGGTTGGGTCGCTCGAACCGATGCGGATCCGGGAACGGAAGTCTCGAATGAAAACCGGCCGACGTGAAGTCGGACTACTTGCTCGAGGATTCGTCAGGTGTCGTCGATCCCTCGGGTGCCTCCTCGAACTCCTGGCTCATCTCGTCGACCACGTCCTCCCCGCTCGAGATGGTAGCCGTATCCTTGCCCTCCTTGATCGCCTGGGCCTGCTGTTCCATCGCCTCGAGATCCATCTCGGCCTCCTCGTCGATTTCGCCGATGATCTCGGCGATGTCGTCGAGGCCGATGAGTTCGCGGGTCTCCTCGTCGAACGCGAGGCTCTCGAGTTCGGTGCCGTCTTCTTTCACGTCACTGCCCTGGAGGTGTTTGCCGTAGCGCCCGATCATCGAGGAGAGCTCCTGTGGCAGGACGAACGTCGTCGACTCGCTCTGGCCGATTTCGGAAAGGGTGTCCATTCCGCGGTCGATGATGGCACGCTCGCCCATCGACTCGGCCGAACGGGCTCGCAGCACGGTCGAGATGGAATCACCCTGTGCCTCGAGGATCTGGCTCTGTTTCTCACCCTGGGCGCGGATGATCTGGCTCTGTTTGTCACCTTCTGCCTTCTCGACGGCGCTGCGGCGTTCACCCTGTGCCTCGAGGATCATGGCACGACGTTTCCGCTCAGCGGAGGTCTGTTGCTCCATCGCGCGCTGGACGTCCTTCGATGGGTTGACCTCGCGCACTTCGACGCTCTCGACGCGGATCCCCCACTCGTCAGTGGGTTCGTCGAGTTCAGTGCGGATGCGCGCGTTGATCGCCTGACGTTTGTTCAGCGTCTCGTCGAGTTCCATGTCGCCCAACACGGCCCGCAGGGTGGTCTGGGCGAGGTTCGAGACGGCGGTCTTGTAGTCGTCGACCTCGAGGAACGCCTTCTTGGCGTCCATCACGCGGATGTAGACGACGGCGTCGGCGGTCACCGGCGAGTTGTCGCGCGTGATCGCTTCCTGCCGAGGAACGTCGAGCGTCTGGGTTCGCATGTCGAACGTGAACGTCCGCGAAACGAACGGCGGGATCACGTTGATCCCCGGCTCGAGTAGTTTTCTGTACTCCCCGAAGACGGTCAGCGCCCGTTTCTCGTACGCATTAACGATTTCGATGGCGCTCAAGAGCGCAGCGAGCACGACCACGAGGACGAGGGCCCCGATGAAGAGGCCGAACGTTGCCGCCTGTGTGAGTATCAACTCTGGGACCATACGCCACCCTTGCGGTGGTGGTACCAAAAACGTTCCCTTATTTCACTAACATATCTGCCGGGAGCATCGTCCTCAACTCGACTTCTCGGTTTCGGAGAGGGTTTCGTCGGTGGTGTCTCCGTCATCCGATTCCGCTTGCTCAGTCGCGTCTCGAGCCAGTTCCCGATCGATGCTGTCGGTCTCGAGGTCGCCCAGGGCGGCGACGGTGACGACGTTTCCGCCACCGGGATCGAGCACGATGACCTCTTCGCCCTCGTCGATCGTTCCTTCGTACGACCGCGCCGAGTAGTACGGCGAGAATCCGCCGCTGTCGAGTTTGACCTCGCCGTCCCGATTGGTGACGGTTTCGGTGACGTAGCCGGTAGTTCCGGAGAGCGAGTCCGAATCTCGCGTCTGTGCCGTTCCTTTTCCGCCGTAGAAGTCGAACTCGCGGTAGACGTACGTTGCCGCCGCTCCGATCAGGAGCGTCAACCCGGCGAGGATGAACGGGCTAAGGGGCGCTGGAAACAGCACGCCGATGAGTCCAGCGCCGACGAGTGCGACGCCGATGACGATGAGGTGCGCCCCGGGTGAGACCGCCTCGAGTGCCATCAACACGAGTCCGGCGGCCAGAAGTGCCACGGGGAGATTGTCGACGAGGAGTTCGAGCATATCCGACTGTTGGGTCTCAGCCCGATTAAATGTTTACCGACCTAGACCACGGGTCGGGTGACCCGTGGAACCCACGCTGAATCCGTTAGACCACGAGCACTGAACCGAGTCGGTACATGACGAGCACCATAGCGATCGCCCCCAGGACGACGAAAGCCGCGTTTTCGAGTGAGACGTTCCCCGAATCGATCACCTGGTTGTTCGGTTCCGGCCGGTAGGTGTCGTCGGTGTCGTTCGGGGCCGCGGTCTGAATCGACTCGCTCGCGGTCGCCTCCTCGTGCTGGTCGGCCCCCTGTGAGATCGGGATTCGCCCCCACTCGTCCTGATCATCGTGCCCTCGAGGCGGATTGGAGTCGCCATC of the Natronosalvus vescus genome contains:
- a CDS encoding NfeD family protein; translated protein: MLELLVDNLPVALLAAGLVLMALEAVSPGAHLIVIGVALVGAGLIGVLFPAPLSPFILAGLTLLIGAAATYVYREFDFYGGKGTAQTRDSDSLSGTTGYVTETVTNRDGEVKLDSGGFSPYYSARSYEGTIDEGEEVIVLDPGGGNVVTVAALGDLETDSIDRELARDATEQAESDDGDTTDETLSETEKSS
- a CDS encoding SPFH domain-containing protein, with translation MVPELILTQAATFGLFIGALVLVVVLAALLSAIEIVNAYEKRALTVFGEYRKLLEPGINVIPPFVSRTFTFDMRTQTLDVPRQEAITRDNSPVTADAVVYIRVMDAKKAFLEVDDYKTAVSNLAQTTLRAVLGDMELDETLNKRQAINARIRTELDEPTDEWGIRVESVEVREVNPSKDVQRAMEQQTSAERKRRAMILEAQGERRSAVEKAEGDKQSQIIRAQGEKQSQILEAQGDSISTVLRARSAESMGERAIIDRGMDTLSEIGQSESTTFVLPQELSSMIGRYGKHLQGSDVKEDGTELESLAFDEETRELIGLDDIAEIIGEIDEEAEMDLEAMEQQAQAIKEGKDTATISSGEDVVDEMSQEFEEAPEGSTTPDESSSK
- a CDS encoding DUF7312 domain-containing protein, with product MSDDASDVRSDETRPSDSAIEGPDTLVDEDVTDGDSNPPRGHDDQDEWGRIPISQGADQHEEATASESIQTAAPNDTDDTYRPEPNNQVIDSGNVSLENAAFVVLGAIAMVLVMYRLGSVLVV